A stretch of Myroides oncorhynchi DNA encodes these proteins:
- a CDS encoding LuxR C-terminal-related transcriptional regulator, with the protein MSTNLLFRIVGSIFLFCCIGKCFSQSYNFEEISKDVTSFNNVGKYDDTIILLEEVIANEKATADEKYQAYFLKYITYKRLFSYDKAQANLELAFQEGLKSNQNREQIKAKVKLERLFVAFDLLKFDEVISVLDDITEQDLRYISPNTHAFYLAVLAVMQSKAMNFSKAIEYLDEAIILLEENKPEDLPLMYRKKIDIYRQMNQYDKALESFDQGLYYAKKYNMDIYILNMYYDLAYFYNQIQDYDNAIITQEICNLLAKQYDERTVIGRLNVLEKELYANRIESEKHEDLLSIALLVVISLLVIAILYLLYKYTLKTKQRKETLESKNDELRVNIMSLLSESNQQPHNDPILQLTERQSDIVKLVKEGKTNKEIGDKIHISENTVKYHLKNIYKVLSVNSREEL; encoded by the coding sequence ATGTCAACTAATTTGTTGTTTAGAATAGTTGGATCTATTTTTCTTTTCTGCTGTATAGGAAAGTGCTTTTCCCAATCTTATAATTTTGAAGAAATATCTAAAGATGTTACCTCGTTTAATAATGTAGGTAAATATGATGATACCATTATCTTATTAGAAGAAGTTATCGCTAATGAGAAAGCTACTGCAGATGAGAAGTATCAAGCTTATTTTTTGAAATATATTACTTATAAGCGTTTGTTTAGTTACGATAAAGCTCAAGCAAATTTAGAATTGGCATTCCAAGAAGGACTTAAAAGTAATCAAAATAGAGAACAGATTAAGGCAAAAGTAAAACTGGAAAGGCTCTTTGTGGCTTTTGATCTATTAAAATTTGATGAAGTTATAAGTGTGTTAGATGATATTACAGAACAGGACTTAAGGTATATATCGCCTAATACACATGCTTTTTATTTAGCTGTGTTAGCAGTAATGCAGAGTAAAGCAATGAATTTTAGTAAGGCGATAGAGTACTTAGATGAAGCTATAATACTATTAGAGGAGAATAAGCCAGAAGATCTTCCATTAATGTATCGTAAGAAGATAGATATATATAGGCAAATGAATCAATATGACAAAGCTTTAGAGAGTTTTGATCAGGGGCTTTATTATGCTAAGAAGTATAATATGGATATTTATATTTTAAACATGTATTACGACTTGGCTTATTTTTATAATCAAATTCAGGATTATGATAATGCGATAATAACTCAAGAAATATGTAACTTGCTTGCAAAACAGTATGATGAAAGAACAGTTATAGGGCGCTTAAATGTGTTAGAAAAGGAATTGTATGCTAATCGTATAGAAAGTGAGAAACATGAAGATTTGCTCTCTATTGCGTTACTTGTAGTCATTTCTCTTTTAGTTATAGCGATATTGTATTTGCTGTATAAGTATACCCTTAAGACTAAACAGCGAAAAGAGACTTTAGAATCCAAGAACGATGAATTAAGAGTTAATATAATGTCTTTATTGTCTGAATCTAATCAACAACCACATAACGATCCAATATTACAATTAACTGAGCGTCAATCTGATATTGTCAAATTGGTTAAAGAAGGCAAAACGAATAAGGAGATAGGAGACAAGATACATATCTCAGAAAATACAGTCAAGTATCATTTAAAAAATATTTATAAAGTGTTAAGTGTCAACAGTAGAGAAGAACTTTAG
- a CDS encoding serine hydrolase domain-containing protein has protein sequence MNKKLTLLVTIILTTIQLFGQTTNIVKCDSITYSIHKANIGKIAFMSKVVPIETFTQTDFLTTFEFKENTDLDIRVFLDNSLTNYLHLLAPELSIDELTKSGNYQFTFYIDNKKVYTENLNVGAGSIESKNLRNVFRVPLISSTNEDSWGRFLWNRFYGNGGQDALIDGEHLLKIEIRPYLQFNETLLGNIIAEGEMKIIVPEIKINEGLVKVQKIKPLKDFKVSTSQIDTAKIEELNRKIGKQNFKYITSIVVLKDGKLLLEEYFNGAQRKTLHDTKSVGKSFASTLLGIAIQDNYIKSEQQILNEFYKLNTFQNYSTAKDSITLKDLLTMSSAFDGSDMNSESPGNEENMYPTKNWVEFALNLPVDKSKVANKQWDYFTAGVVVLGDIIHKSVPNGLEKYSNEKLFKPLGITHYKWQFTPQNVANTAGSVQLRSLDYAKFGQLYKNQGTWNGKQILSKGWIAKSFSHQMAISEDEYYGYLFWNKTYKVNGVNYEVYYSSGNGGNRIFIFKDFPIVVVITSTAYNTPYGHKQVDKIMQNYLIEAITK, from the coding sequence ATGAATAAAAAACTCACATTATTAGTAACGATTATTCTAACAACAATTCAACTGTTTGGGCAGACAACTAACATTGTAAAGTGCGACAGTATAACTTATTCAATTCACAAAGCAAATATTGGAAAGATTGCTTTTATGAGTAAAGTCGTTCCAATTGAAACTTTTACACAAACTGACTTCTTAACAACATTTGAGTTTAAAGAAAATACTGATCTAGATATTAGAGTTTTTTTGGATAACTCGTTGACAAATTATCTGCATTTACTAGCACCCGAATTATCGATAGACGAGCTAACAAAAAGCGGAAATTATCAATTCACTTTCTATATTGACAACAAAAAAGTATATACTGAAAACTTGAATGTTGGGGCAGGAAGTATAGAGAGTAAAAATCTAAGAAATGTTTTCAGAGTTCCTTTAATAAGTTCAACTAATGAAGATTCTTGGGGAAGGTTTCTTTGGAATAGATTTTATGGAAATGGTGGTCAGGACGCTTTAATTGATGGAGAACATTTACTTAAAATTGAAATTAGACCTTATCTACAATTTAATGAAACTTTACTTGGAAACATAATTGCAGAAGGAGAAATGAAAATTATTGTTCCCGAAATAAAAATCAACGAAGGACTTGTTAAAGTTCAAAAAATTAAACCACTTAAAGACTTTAAAGTTTCTACAAGTCAAATTGATACTGCAAAAATTGAGGAACTTAATCGAAAAATTGGTAAACAAAACTTCAAATATATAACGAGTATTGTAGTTTTAAAAGATGGAAAACTTTTACTTGAAGAGTATTTTAATGGTGCACAAAGAAAAACACTTCACGATACTAAGTCTGTGGGCAAATCATTTGCCTCAACGCTTTTGGGAATAGCCATACAAGATAATTACATTAAAAGCGAACAACAAATCTTAAATGAATTTTACAAACTCAATACCTTTCAAAATTATTCCACAGCAAAAGACAGCATTACTTTAAAAGATTTACTTACAATGAGCTCTGCTTTTGACGGTTCTGATATGAACTCGGAATCACCAGGAAACGAAGAAAATATGTACCCAACAAAAAATTGGGTTGAATTTGCTTTAAATCTTCCAGTTGACAAATCAAAAGTGGCAAATAAACAATGGGATTACTTCACCGCAGGAGTTGTTGTCCTCGGCGACATAATTCATAAATCTGTTCCAAATGGTTTAGAGAAATACTCAAACGAGAAGTTATTCAAACCATTAGGAATTACACACTATAAATGGCAATTTACACCTCAAAACGTTGCGAATACAGCAGGGAGTGTTCAATTGCGTTCCTTGGACTATGCAAAATTTGGACAATTATATAAAAATCAAGGTACTTGGAATGGAAAACAAATTCTATCAAAAGGTTGGATAGCAAAAAGCTTTTCACATCAAATGGCAATTTCCGAGGATGAATATTATGGTTATCTTTTTTGGAATAAGACCTACAAAGTGAATGGAGTAAATTACGAAGTATATTATTCAAGTGGAAATGGTGGAAATAGAATTTTTATCTTCAAAGACTTTCCAATTGTAGTTGTAATTACTTCAACTGCATATAACACGCCTTATGGACACAAACAAGTTGACAAAATAATGCAGAACTATTTAATAGAAGCAATAACAAAATGA
- a CDS encoding CsgG/HfaB family protein, which yields MKTTVTLLFLILTCIQTLAQNKISVAFIPITYDSETISTSNARIIQESILNSFVEAKKFTVVDRDKLAEIEVEKKLQRTESFMDSNDVITDGISKGASYLISPSILGVRHTNNKKDWETMLQVQIKVLDVSTGEILATSNINSEYINPEKTVQDARSKCIQKKELKEFDARQDRLQKVQKHQEDAFIIALERLSDNVKAFTTKHFPLTLDITNWDGKNKNALTISAGSNVGLLPGQMIDIMNITEVTIGERNVQRTQKIATGCIIKVEDPYFADGIILNSEKTFKKLRDNNALFKVITR from the coding sequence ATGAAAACAACTGTAACCTTATTGTTTTTGATCTTAACTTGTATACAAACACTAGCTCAAAACAAAATAAGCGTAGCATTTATTCCAATTACTTATGACTCTGAAACAATCTCTACCTCTAATGCTAGAATCATACAAGAGTCAATATTAAATTCCTTTGTGGAAGCTAAAAAATTTACAGTAGTAGACAGAGATAAATTAGCAGAAATAGAGGTAGAAAAGAAACTTCAAAGAACCGAATCTTTTATGGACAGTAATGATGTCATTACAGATGGTATTAGCAAAGGGGCAAGTTATCTTATCTCGCCAAGTATATTAGGGGTTAGACATACTAACAACAAGAAAGATTGGGAAACAATGTTACAGGTACAAATAAAAGTTTTAGATGTGTCTACAGGCGAAATATTAGCTACATCAAATATAAACAGTGAATATATCAATCCTGAAAAAACAGTTCAAGATGCTAGGTCTAAATGTATCCAAAAAAAAGAACTAAAAGAGTTTGATGCACGCCAAGATAGACTACAGAAAGTACAAAAACATCAAGAAGATGCTTTTATTATAGCTTTAGAACGTCTTAGTGATAATGTAAAAGCATTCACTACAAAACACTTCCCATTGACCTTAGATATTACAAACTGGGATGGTAAAAACAAAAATGCGTTAACAATATCTGCTGGAAGTAATGTAGGTCTTCTTCCTGGTCAAATGATAGATATAATGAACATTACAGAAGTAACAATAGGAGAGCGTAATGTACAACGAACTCAAAAAATAGCAACTGGTTGTATCATCAAGGTAGAAGATCCTTATTTCGCTGATGGAATAATCCTAAACTCAGAAAAAACATTTAAAAAACTCCGTGACAATAATGCTCTTTTTAAAGTTATAACAAGATAA
- a CDS encoding DUF6175 family protein — protein MPNTKSKYLSLLILMLMVFVSSEYAFSQAPTIAGTRSEESVRAAAKIMVIPYNKQNEDIRTVLDDNPYIRTAVSKVKEAFDQRGWSTVDFVANLRAAQANAAFTTDRQSSFKSDLLTTSGADFYVQVDVQVTTDQTGTNTVLNLTAFETHTGASFSNKTGTSKFVSNDYEKLISKAFERIQEEFLNTLMVKTDEIREIGRATTVEFNLDENATIDFDSALASGEYLNELIEDWIATNAYKGRANLSGILDNKMLFDEVRIPLYDQDTNKPYNLNRFATEVIRYLRSKGVQATRNIHGQKMYVTIKQ, from the coding sequence ATGCCAAATACGAAAAGTAAATATCTATCTCTATTAATACTTATGCTGATGGTCTTTGTTAGTAGCGAATACGCCTTCTCACAAGCACCTACTATCGCAGGTACTAGAAGTGAAGAGTCAGTTAGAGCTGCTGCTAAAATAATGGTTATACCCTATAACAAACAAAATGAAGATATTAGAACTGTTTTAGATGATAACCCTTATATAAGAACAGCTGTTTCTAAAGTAAAAGAAGCTTTTGACCAGCGTGGATGGTCTACCGTTGACTTTGTAGCTAACCTTAGAGCTGCACAAGCTAATGCTGCATTCACAACAGATAGGCAATCTAGCTTTAAATCTGATCTATTAACTACATCAGGTGCCGATTTCTATGTCCAAGTAGATGTTCAAGTAACAACAGATCAGACAGGTACTAATACAGTATTAAACCTTACAGCTTTTGAAACTCATACAGGTGCCAGTTTTTCTAATAAGACTGGTACTAGTAAATTTGTAAGTAATGACTACGAGAAATTAATATCAAAGGCTTTTGAACGTATTCAAGAAGAATTTCTAAATACATTAATGGTTAAAACAGATGAAATACGTGAGATCGGTAGAGCTACTACAGTAGAGTTTAATCTAGATGAAAATGCGACAATCGACTTTGACAGTGCTCTAGCATCAGGTGAATATCTAAACGAATTAATAGAAGATTGGATAGCAACAAATGCTTATAAAGGAAGAGCTAATTTATCAGGTATTTTAGATAATAAAATGCTTTTTGACGAGGTAAGAATACCTCTTTATGATCAAGATACCAATAAACCATACAATCTAAATCGCTTCGCTACAGAAGTAATAAGATATCTTCGTTCTAAAGGAGTACAAGCTACAAGAAATATACACGGTCAAAAAATGTATGTAACTATTAAACAATAA
- a CDS encoding efflux transporter outer membrane subunit encodes MRKVVYIVIGSMLFTACKVGKNYERPSVETPKQFYSETASDTIANDLAQLGYEQFFKNEELTGLITIALERNTDLQLAIKNIEQTKLLFTQSKMALLPQLSMNVGASRTESSKNSYLAANDAGRINDDFNARLDLSWEADIWGKIRREKEAALATLMQTEEVKRAVQNRLVAEVATSYINLLMLDEQHKIAKEGIVLRENTYSLTKKMFEVGNETIVAVQQAEAQWLESKELLPQIEQEIALQESGLNLLLNKYPQAISRSVVISDLNFITDLNTGVPADFLSNRPDVQIAEYALKAANAKVGAAQGQMYPSLVISAQGGFNAFEVSNWFSAPASLFGMVAGGLTQPLFNQKKLKTAYEIAVLEREKAGIDFKNKVVVGFTDVHNALVKIDKISQKEEVMQKRVDILNTSLTNTKFMFEMDKASYLEVVNAQGLALQGNLNFAELKRDYLASLVDLYRALGGH; translated from the coding sequence ATGAGAAAAGTAGTATATATAGTAATAGGTTCAATGTTATTCACTGCATGTAAAGTAGGGAAAAACTATGAAAGACCATCTGTAGAAACACCAAAGCAGTTTTATAGTGAAACTGCTTCGGATACTATAGCTAATGATTTGGCACAGTTAGGATATGAGCAATTCTTTAAAAATGAAGAGTTGACTGGATTAATCACAATTGCGTTAGAGCGAAATACTGATTTGCAATTAGCAATAAAGAATATAGAGCAAACAAAATTGTTATTCACTCAATCTAAGATGGCTTTATTACCTCAATTGTCAATGAATGTTGGGGCTAGTAGAACAGAGTCTTCTAAGAATAGCTATTTAGCTGCCAATGATGCAGGGCGTATTAACGATGATTTTAATGCAAGACTTGATTTATCATGGGAAGCAGATATATGGGGGAAGATTAGAAGAGAGAAAGAGGCTGCTCTAGCAACTCTAATGCAGACAGAAGAAGTAAAACGCGCTGTGCAAAATAGATTAGTAGCTGAAGTAGCGACTAGTTATATCAACTTGCTAATGTTAGATGAACAACATAAGATAGCTAAAGAAGGAATTGTCTTACGAGAGAATACTTATTCTCTAACAAAGAAGATGTTCGAAGTTGGTAATGAGACTATCGTAGCTGTACAACAAGCAGAAGCACAATGGTTAGAATCTAAAGAGCTTTTGCCACAGATAGAACAGGAGATAGCTCTACAAGAAAGTGGATTGAATTTGCTTTTAAATAAGTACCCGCAGGCGATCTCTCGCTCTGTTGTAATAAGTGATTTAAATTTCATTACGGATTTAAATACAGGAGTACCTGCGGATTTTTTAAGTAATCGTCCTGATGTACAGATAGCAGAGTATGCTCTAAAGGCTGCTAATGCTAAAGTAGGTGCTGCCCAGGGGCAGATGTATCCTAGCTTAGTTATCTCTGCACAAGGAGGGTTTAATGCTTTTGAAGTATCTAATTGGTTTAGTGCACCAGCATCTTTATTTGGTATGGTAGCAGGTGGATTAACACAACCGTTATTTAATCAAAAGAAATTAAAGACTGCTTATGAGATAGCTGTTTTAGAAAGAGAAAAAGCAGGTATTGACTTTAAGAATAAAGTAGTAGTAGGATTTACAGATGTACATAATGCATTGGTAAAAATAGATAAGATTTCTCAAAAAGAAGAAGTAATGCAAAAGAGAGTGGATATATTGAACACTTCTCTTACCAATACTAAATTTATGTTTGAGATGGATAAGGCATCTTACTTAGAGGTTGTTAATGCACAAGGTCTAGCATTGCAAGGTAATTTAAACTTTGCAGAGTTAAAGAGAGATTATTTAGCATCTCTAGTTGACTTGTATAGAGCTTTAGGAGGACATTAA
- a CDS encoding efflux RND transporter permease subunit, whose product MLKKIIHRPVLATVISLIIVILGAVGLTQLPIAQFPDIAPPSVSVMASYPGGNAETVLKSVVTPLEEVINGVENMTHIESTASNDGTASITVFFDLETDPDQAAVNVQNRVAQVTGILPAEVLQAGVITQKEQRGMIMIVDLISDDASLYDETFVQNYARINLVRELKRIKGIGKVQLFGEKDYAMRVWLDPHKLANRGLTPKDVERAIQSQSMEVAAGNLGQNAGGAVQYTLTYPGKYNTPEQFENIVVQADKSGNVLYLRDLARIEFGAVAYDEENKINSLDAVSMMIFQTKGSNANEIQAEVYKVLEDLTPQLPKGLRYNVTFANKTQLDESINQVKTTLVEAFLLVFLIVYIFLQDFRSTIIPAIAVPVSLIGTFFFLNLLGFSINMLTLFALVLAIGIVVDDAIVVVEAVHSTMELEGLNAKEATSKAMSEISGAIISITLVMSAVFLPVGFMEGPVGVFYKQFAYTLAIAIMISAVNALTLSPALCALLLKNHHHDLENTGEVKKNGFKTRFFRSFNAGFTSLTNKYIGGVKFLIKRKVLSLCILVGSIVGMVLLMNSTSKGFIPNEDQGFAMFALSLPPGSSIDRTAKVLKEGDEIMRNHPAIKAVTTISGFNILGNAASPAYGMGFISFKDLKDRGDVKDINELIAQLNKDLEVLKEGDFYVFANPTVPGFGDFDGLELVVQDKRGGSIDDFANVVNQFNKDLSETNEVLSAFTMFKADFPMYKIVVDPVKAKMHGVDVSDMMSAVQLFYGSAQVNDFNRFGKQFKVFVQGDSQFRADEESFKTIYVTAGSGEMIPISSLAHLEKVYGPQAISRHNLFNSIAVNGIINPGTSTGDAMAAVEKVAAEKLPAGYGIEWLGLSKEEKKSGGQMAFIFGLSLLFIYFILAAQYESYILPLVVLLSLPVGIMGVFIAIGSVGIANNIYVQVGLIMLVGLLAKNAILIVEFAVQKRQGGMSIVDAAVEASRLRLRPILMTSFAFVAGLIPLMFVQGSSAQGNHSISIGTAGGMIFGVILGIFVIPFLYVFFQYLQEKISGKAPEQPEVLED is encoded by the coding sequence ATGCTTAAAAAGATAATACATAGACCTGTATTGGCTACAGTTATATCTCTTATTATAGTAATATTAGGGGCAGTAGGTTTAACACAGTTACCTATCGCTCAGTTCCCTGATATTGCACCTCCAAGTGTTTCGGTTATGGCTTCTTATCCAGGAGGTAATGCTGAGACTGTATTAAAGTCAGTAGTGACACCCTTAGAAGAGGTTATTAATGGGGTAGAGAATATGACTCACATAGAGTCTACAGCAAGTAATGATGGTACTGCTTCTATCACAGTATTTTTTGATTTAGAAACAGATCCTGATCAAGCCGCAGTAAATGTCCAAAATAGAGTAGCTCAGGTAACTGGTATATTACCAGCAGAGGTGCTACAAGCAGGGGTAATTACACAAAAGGAACAGCGTGGTATGATTATGATTGTAGATCTTATCAGTGATGATGCATCACTATATGATGAGACGTTCGTACAAAACTATGCTCGTATTAATTTAGTACGTGAGTTGAAACGTATTAAAGGAATTGGTAAAGTTCAGTTATTCGGTGAGAAAGATTATGCTATGCGTGTGTGGCTTGATCCTCACAAATTAGCAAATAGAGGTTTAACTCCTAAAGATGTAGAGCGTGCTATCCAGAGTCAAAGTATGGAGGTAGCTGCAGGTAACTTAGGGCAGAATGCAGGTGGTGCAGTACAGTATACTCTGACATATCCAGGTAAGTATAATACTCCAGAACAGTTTGAGAATATTGTGGTTCAGGCTGATAAGAGTGGTAATGTGTTGTACTTAAGAGATTTGGCTCGTATTGAATTTGGTGCAGTAGCTTATGATGAGGAGAATAAGATCAATAGTTTGGACGCAGTGAGTATGATGATTTTCCAAACAAAAGGATCAAATGCTAATGAGATTCAAGCAGAGGTATATAAAGTACTAGAGGATTTAACACCTCAGTTGCCTAAAGGGTTAAGATATAACGTAACTTTTGCTAATAAAACACAATTAGATGAGTCTATTAATCAGGTGAAGACTACTCTAGTGGAGGCATTCTTATTGGTATTCTTGATTGTCTATATTTTCTTACAAGATTTTAGATCGACAATCATACCTGCAATAGCAGTACCTGTATCGTTAATCGGTACGTTCTTCTTCTTGAATTTATTAGGGTTCTCAATTAATATGTTAACGTTATTCGCATTAGTACTAGCCATTGGTATTGTCGTCGATGATGCCATCGTGGTAGTGGAGGCAGTCCATAGTACGATGGAACTCGAGGGCTTAAATGCAAAAGAGGCTACGTCTAAAGCGATGAGTGAGATCTCTGGGGCGATTATATCTATTACATTAGTAATGTCTGCAGTATTCTTACCAGTAGGGTTTATGGAAGGACCAGTAGGGGTGTTCTATAAGCAGTTTGCCTATACGCTGGCGATAGCTATTATGATTTCGGCAGTTAATGCCTTAACATTGAGTCCTGCGTTATGTGCTCTTTTATTAAAGAATCATCATCATGACTTAGAAAATACAGGAGAAGTAAAGAAGAACGGGTTTAAAACTAGATTCTTTAGATCATTTAATGCTGGATTTACTTCATTGACTAATAAGTATATCGGTGGTGTTAAATTCTTAATCAAAAGAAAGGTACTTAGTTTATGTATTCTAGTGGGATCTATCGTAGGTATGGTATTGTTAATGAATAGCACATCTAAAGGGTTTATTCCTAATGAGGATCAGGGATTTGCGATGTTTGCTCTTTCGTTACCTCCGGGTTCTTCTATTGATAGAACTGCTAAAGTATTAAAAGAAGGTGATGAGATTATGAGAAATCATCCAGCTATTAAGGCAGTAACTACTATCTCAGGGTTTAATATTTTAGGTAATGCAGCCAGTCCAGCTTATGGAATGGGGTTCATCTCATTTAAAGATTTAAAAGACAGAGGAGATGTAAAAGATATAAATGAATTAATCGCACAGTTAAATAAAGACTTAGAAGTATTAAAAGAGGGTGATTTTTATGTGTTTGCTAACCCTACAGTACCAGGATTTGGAGACTTTGATGGATTAGAATTAGTAGTACAAGATAAAAGAGGGGGAAGTATAGATGATTTCGCTAATGTGGTGAATCAGTTTAATAAGGATTTAAGTGAGACAAATGAGGTGTTAAGTGCATTCACGATGTTTAAAGCTGATTTCCCAATGTATAAAATAGTAGTAGATCCTGTAAAAGCGAAGATGCACGGTGTAGATGTAAGTGATATGATGAGCGCAGTACAGTTATTCTATGGATCTGCACAGGTAAATGACTTTAACCGTTTCGGAAAACAGTTTAAGGTATTTGTACAAGGAGATTCACAGTTTAGAGCGGATGAAGAGTCGTTTAAGACAATCTATGTGACGGCTGGATCAGGTGAGATGATACCAATTAGTTCATTAGCTCACTTAGAGAAAGTGTATGGACCTCAGGCTATCAGTAGACATAACTTGTTTAACTCTATCGCTGTCAATGGTATTATCAATCCAGGTACAAGTACTGGAGATGCAATGGCAGCTGTAGAGAAAGTGGCAGCAGAGAAATTACCTGCAGGATATGGAATTGAGTGGTTAGGATTAAGTAAGGAAGAGAAGAAATCAGGAGGACAGATGGCATTCATCTTTGGACTATCATTATTATTCATTTATTTTATTTTAGCGGCACAATATGAAAGTTATATCTTACCATTAGTAGTATTATTATCATTACCAGTAGGTATTATGGGAGTATTTATAGCTATAGGTTCAGTGGGTATTGCAAATAATATTTATGTACAGGTGGGACTGATTATGCTGGTCGGCTTGCTGGCGAAGAATGCTATTCTGATAGTAGAGTTCGCAGTACAGAAACGCCAAGGAGGAATGAGTATCGTAGATGCAGCAGTAGAAGCATCACGCTTACGTCTTCGTCCTATCTTAATGACATCATTTGCGTTTGTAGCAGGTTTGATACCATTGATGTTTGTTCAAGGTTCTTCAGCACAAGGAAACCACTCTATTAGTATTGGTACTGCAGGAGGGATGATCTTTGGGGTTATATTGGGAATATTTGTTATCCCATTCCTTTATGTATTCTTCCAATATCTTCAAGAGAAAATTAGTGGGAAGGCACCAGAACAACCAGAAGTATTAGAAGACTAG
- a CDS encoding helix-turn-helix domain-containing protein, producing the protein MKNKILLIVLFFVSSAILGQTVDLIKLAEEIEQNNIALDYKKSIIRLHKIIADKNSGDIDKSIAYYQKYQLFKRLAIYSEALVNLDEAFAYGKMTDSKDLITIKYELETASTYCEKLEYKQALSRFNNLKVDAILLEGSDLGLYLFLKGIDALERTLVYRDAVDYFMKSIEIFKEVYPQYLPVVYKELLRAYAFLGQHNDVVDSYQKGIAYAEQFQWSSELIQLHRFMAIYYQQIGENKKSLSTSSLVLALATKYDTVNLSSSLNILEKQLLEEDAALNKNTGIQKALQAFLAIAFACIVVYLLLYRRNLVKHKQVLKENETLRVNYESLSVQDKHVIDIDNKELTTRQKEIVLLVQKGKTNKEIASELFVSENTVKYHLKIIYEVLKVKGRTDLLV; encoded by the coding sequence ATGAAAAATAAGATATTGCTTATCGTGTTGTTTTTTGTAAGTTCAGCTATCTTGGGGCAAACAGTTGATCTTATAAAGCTTGCTGAAGAAATAGAACAAAATAATATAGCTCTAGACTACAAGAAATCAATTATTAGACTTCATAAAATTATAGCAGACAAGAATAGTGGAGATATAGACAAGAGTATTGCTTATTATCAAAAATATCAGCTTTTTAAACGACTTGCTATTTATAGTGAAGCTCTAGTAAATCTGGACGAAGCTTTTGCTTATGGCAAAATGACTGACAGTAAAGATCTAATTACCATAAAGTATGAACTTGAAACGGCAAGTACTTATTGTGAAAAATTAGAGTATAAACAAGCTCTATCAAGGTTTAATAACCTAAAAGTTGATGCAATTCTTTTAGAAGGAAGTGATTTAGGATTATACCTTTTTTTAAAGGGGATAGATGCCCTAGAAAGAACTTTAGTGTATCGGGATGCCGTAGATTATTTTATGAAGTCTATAGAAATCTTTAAAGAAGTATATCCTCAGTATTTACCGGTTGTTTACAAGGAATTATTGAGAGCTTATGCCTTTTTAGGACAGCATAATGACGTTGTAGATAGTTATCAAAAGGGCATTGCTTATGCAGAGCAGTTTCAGTGGAGCAGTGAGCTTATACAATTGCATCGCTTTATGGCAATTTACTATCAACAAATAGGAGAGAACAAAAAGAGTCTAAGCACAAGTAGTTTAGTTTTAGCACTGGCAACGAAGTATGATACTGTTAATCTAAGTAGTTCACTAAATATTCTAGAGAAGCAATTACTAGAAGAAGATGCTGCATTAAACAAGAATACGGGTATTCAGAAAGCTTTACAAGCTTTCTTAGCAATAGCTTTTGCTTGTATAGTAGTTTATTTACTGCTGTATAGACGTAATCTTGTCAAACATAAACAAGTACTTAAAGAAAATGAGACTCTTAGAGTGAATTACGAATCTTTAAGTGTGCAAGATAAGCACGTTATAGATATTGACAACAAAGAGCTAACCACTAGGCAAAAAGAAATCGTATTACTTGTTCAAAAGGGAAAAACAAATAAAGAAATAGCAAGTGAATTGTTTGTCTCTGAAAATACAGTTAAGTATCATTTAAAGATTATTTACGAAGTACTAAAGGTAAAAGGGAGAACAGATTTATTAGTATAG